ATAACGCCCTGGTCGCCGACGCTCCGCGCTGGCCGGAAATTCACGAGCCCCTGCTCGAGTTGCTCAAGGGCCGCCAGGTGGTGATCTACAACGCCGAGTTTGACCTGCGCATGCTCGCCCAGGCTGCCAGCCAGCACCGGCTGCCCTGGCCTGAGGTGGTCCGCCGCGCCGGCGCCCTGAGCCGCCTGGAGAACGACACCATCGCCCACTGCGCGATGCTCGAGTACGCCCGCTTCCACGGTGAGTGGGATCCCCGCCGCCGCCAGTGGAAATGGCAGGGCCTGAGCAAGGCCTGCCAGCAGCAGGGCATCGCGGTCGTCGGCGCGCACCGAGCCCTGGCTGACTGCCGGATGACCCTCGGCGTAGTGCGCGTCATGGCAGAATCCGTCGAGTGATTTTCCACGCCAGTGACCGGCCATGAGCCTTCGATGAATAGTGAAGGGATTGGCCTGCGCAGCCGCCGGGGCGTAAACGTGAGTATGCAGCCTCCCGGCCAGGATCCTGGATCAGCGTGCTCTTGCCGGTCTGGCGGGCGCCATTGACCCGCACGACGGGAGGCGCTCCTCGAGCGCCTCAAGGAGAACTGGGCGGATGCTTCGCGGGTATGGTGGTGTAATTTCATCCACTTGTTGGTTGAAATTACACCCTGTAGTGGCTGCTATCGCCAGTCAAGCTTGGCTCTAGGCAGCGAGATCCACGCCATTGTGGACCCGCCCGTGGCGGAGCAGGCGATCTCAAAACGCTCCGCGGTTAGCGCTCAAGCGAGTACCGGTGTTTTCCTGGCGGCCACTTCCGACACTCAACGTGGTGCGCTGACGATCCTCTCCTCGAGCCGCTGCTCGCCGGGCAATATGCCTTCCTGCAACGGGATCGGGGTCTGCCTACCGTCCAGATCTCGGTTTTCCTGCACCACACCTTATTCCGGCATCGTGCCGCAGATCTCTCAGACTGCCGTCTCGGATACGTCCTGATTCACGGCATCTTTCAGCCCCTTGCCCGGCTTGAAGCCAGGCAGCTTGGCGGCCGCAATCTGGAGCGCGGTCCCGGTCTGCGGGTTACGGCCTTCGCGGGCGGCACGCGCCTTCACGGTGAAGGTGCCGAAGCCCACCAGGGATACCTCGTTCCCGCGCTTTCTCAAGCGTGCCGAGGCGAACCTTCGGCGCAAGCAGAAGGCGCTGTCGCGCTGCCGGAAGGGCAGCTCCAATCGGGCGAAAGCCAGCCTCAAGCTGGCCAGGGCTCACGAGCGCGTGGCCAACGCCAGAGATGACTTCCAGCACAAGCTGTCTCGACGACTCATTGACGATAACCAAGCGGTGATCGTCGAGACCCTGCAAGTCAAGAACATGCTGAAAAACGGCAAGCTGGCCAAGCACATTGCCGATGCTGCATGGCACTCCCTGCTGACCAGGCTGGAATACAAAGCCAAGGCACAGGGCAGACACCTGGCCAGGATCGACCAGTGGTTCGCCAGCTCGAAGACCTGCCACGCATGCGGTTACAATGCAGAGTCGATGCCGCTGAATGTCCGCGCATGGCAGTGTGCCGATTGTGGCACCTACCATGACCGTGACGTCAATGCTGCCCTGAACATCAAGCGGCAAGGCATTTTAAAATTGAAGGCGGAAGGACTGTTCGTCTCTGCCCATCGAGGCTTGCGTAAATCCGGTGTGTCGCCGGTTGCAGCCTGAGAAGTGGGAAGCCTTGCCCGATAGGGCGGGGAGCAGTCACAAGAAAACATCCGCCGGTACGCCAAAGCGCTCGGATAGAGCACGGATATGGCGCACGTTGAGCTGGCGCTTGCCGCTGAGCAATTCGGAAACGACGGACTGCGCGCCGACCTCCGGCAGGTCGGCCTGGGTCAGGCCGTGTTCCTGCATCAGGTAGCGCAGCATCTCCACGCCACTCACCTTCGGCATGGGGTGGTGCGCTTCGTCGTAGGCCTCGATCAGATCGCCCATGTGTGAGGCCAAGGTGGCAAGGGGGTGGTCTTCGTCGTCACCGACGATAACCAGCAACTCGTCCAGTGCCTCGACCAGGGCGTCGTAGTCGTCTTCGTTGGCCGGCCTGGTGAGCAAGGGGGCCACATAGCGCCAGTGTTCGCTGGCTTGTTTGATCAGCGCGGACATGGTTATTCCCTCCACTTACTTCTGTTGTCGTATTCGACATGATCCAGCACATGCTGGATATAGACCTTCTGCGCCCGGTACTGCACAACGGCGATCAGGCGAAGCTTGTTGCCGCCAATGTCGAACACATGCTGCGGCCCCACCTTGTCTGTTGCTGGAAACAGACGCTTCATCTCCGCGAAGTCCTGCGGAGCACTGGCTTTGATCAAGCGATACCAAGCCTCCAAGGCAGTGGCAGCATGTGGCCACTTGGCCTTGGCTTCCCAGATGCGCTTCTGCGTAATGACGTGCATGCCGAATTATTTATCGCATTTTGCTATGGGCTGCAGGGTAACGCAGCCGCGTAAATATAGCAAATTGCGATAGCGCTGAATTTAGCCTTATGCACTTCTACGCCGAGGAATTTGCAGTTAGCCGCTCACAGCCATCTGAGAGGAAGCGATTTCATCATTTTATAATACCATCCCTATATGCCTATGACTGGTAATCCACCAGCCTCCCCCTCCTCCACAGCAAGGCCCTACCTCAAGGAAAAAGAAGAAGAAAGAAAGGAAAAGAAGCAAAAAAGAAGAGAAAACAAGGAAAAGCGTACGGATGGCGCCGAAGGGGAAGGTAGCAGGGGTTGGATACATTCAGATAATGTGTAGGGATGGTATTATTAATGCCAAGGAGGCCCTCATGTACGCAGAAATCCAGGACACATTTACCCGCTTACAAAGCACATTGCACGCCTTTAACCTCCTTTGGCCCGAGCACGTCATCGCCGGGATGGTCTGGCATCTCCCTTTGCTCACCGAGCAGCGGACCCCCGATATCCTCCAGGTCGAACGCCTGATCGGGCAAGAGGCCATAGATGCAACCCGAATGGCACTAGCCGAGTTCGAGCGCGACCTCGGCCAGGCCCCAGGCACTGTCATGCGCCTGCCGGGCTACTTCGTGGTCAGCGAATCAGTGCTGAAGCAGATCCGTCAGATCAATGCGCTCAAGGATGAATTGGCCGCTGCCATCGAGAAGCTGCGTCTTGAGCTGAACCTTGTGCCAGCCGCGCGGCCACGTCTCATGCGCCGGGCGCTGGGCGCCAAATTCAGCACCAAGCAGCTGCTGCGCCATATCCAGTGCTTTGACGGAACTCCACGACTGATCGTGTTCACTTGGGCAGGCCACACCACTGCCACCGGCCGGGTCTCCGTCGACAAGGTGCGCGAAAAGCTTCAGGCCGGCGCCGAGGCTCGAGCCAGTCGCGAAAGCATCCACATCGAAGATACTCCTGAATACCAGGAGCTTCGCGCCCTGGTGAACATGGCCGATACAGAGCTGCTTACAGAGCGAAAGTCAGTGGCGCCCCATCCCCGGGCCATGCTGTGGTTCACCGACAGCTCACGCTATGACGCCATGATTCACGCCAACCTGCCGATGTTCGTCTTGGCTGGAGAAAATACTTTCGAGGTGAGGGAATTGAAAAACTTCGATCGTAATGCACGTCAAGCCAAGCGACCCGACGAGAAACATCGGACTGAGGTTTTACCCAACAGGGATCTTTTTCTACCGAGTCGCAAGAGTAAGGAGGCGGCTGCCTCGCCCAATAAGGTCGAAGAGGCTAATGTAGCCTCTACCTATCGGAAAGCTTGAATCCCTCTAGCAACGTGCCGTGCCATTACCGAAATGCGTGTAAAGCCCGCACTTTTAGTGCGTGAATGAATAACGCGGGGCGCGAGGCGGCCCTTGGATTTCCCAAAATCCATGGCACCCTGGCCTCATGAAGCACACCAAGACCCTGCGCGTTCGCGTTCGAGACAAGCACGCGCCGCTGCTCCGGCAGATGGCCCGCAGCGTCAATCTCGTCTGGAACTACCTGAACGAACTCAGCTATCGCCCGATCCGCGAGCGTGGAGTCCTCCTGTCCGCCTACGACATGGATCGCTACACCAAAGGTGCCAACAAGGAACTCGGACTCCATTCGCAAACGCTGCAAGAGGTATCGCGGGAATACGCCACCCGCCGCAAGCAATTCGGGAAAGTCCGGCTTAACTGGCGCAGGTCGAGCTGCAGCCGTCGCTCGGACAGGGGGCGGTCGGTATCGACCTTGGCCTCAAGGACGTGGCCACCTGCAGTGATGGCCCCCGGCTGGAGAACGGCCGCTTCTACCGCGATCTGGAGCCGGCCCTGGCCGTTGCCCAACGGGCCGGCAACAAGGCCCGCGTCCGGGCGATCCACGCCAGGATCGCCAACCGGCGAAAGGACGCCCTGCACAAATTCAGCCGGCAGTTGGTGAGCCGGTACGGCGAAATCCTGGTGGGCGACGTGTCGCCCACGAAACTCGCGAAGACCCGGATGGCCAAGTCGGTGCTCGATGCCGGCTGGGGCCAACTGAAGACGATGCTGGAATACAAGTGCGCTCACGCAGGCATCGTATTCAAGGTGGTCGACGAGCGCTACACCACCCAAACCTGTTCGAATTGCGGCGCATTGCCCGATTCGCGGCCGAAAGGTATCACGGGATTTGGAATGAGGGAGTGGACCTGCAGTGTGTGCGGTGTCACGCACGACCGCGACGTGAACGCGGCCAGGAACATTCTCGCGGCCGGGCATGGCCGTCCAGCTGTGGGAATCCCCGCCCTTTAGGGCGGGGAGGATGTCAAATCTTCAGGATGTCCCTTAATTCACTTTAAGACCATCTAGATTGATGGTTTCCAAAAATGCTGCAAGTTGCTCACTGAGCGAATGCATGTCCACGTTCTTTTCGCATCGCAACTCCATTTTTCTGCCATCGATCTTCATTGTGCCGAGCCCTTTGATGGCTTTCGACGCAGCTCTTGAAGGCCCTGGATTTCCTTTCTGCTCAGCGATTTTTTGGGCGATCCACCGCAGGGCCTGTACTTGGCTGATGCCCTCATCACGCATTGAGGTAATCGCCTGCACCAGGAGATCAGGATGGGTTTTCCCAAACTCAATGAAGTCTTTGGCTTTCAAGCCTCCGATCAAACCAGGGTTTTTATCCAAGATCTGACGAGCAGCTTCTGGCAGCTCCATCAGAAGTAGGCAGCGGCTGATGATGGAGACATTCACGCCCAGTCGCCTGGCCAGTGCGCGCTGACTGGGTTCATCACCGGATTCGAGAATATGTGCGTAGCTGCGACCACGCTCATATTCAGTAAGTGGTTCCTGTCCCTCGTTGTCGGTGAGTGCCAAGATTTTTGCCATGGCATCGCTCATCGGTCGAACGTAAGCCATAACCGTTTTAATACCAACGAGCTTGTGAGCTCGCCAGCGCCTTTCCCCACCGATCAGCTCGTACTCACCCTGTCCGACCGGACGAACAATCAAAGGCTTGACCAAGCCTATCGATTGGATTGAGTTCGCCAGCTCTTCAATTGCTGCTTCGTTGATCGTCAAACGAGGTTGGTACGGCGATGGCTTGATAGCCTCGACCAGGATCTCAGCCAAGGTCGTTTGTGAATTAGCAGTGGTTTCATTCTCTACAGCCAAATCGGCAGGGCTGTCCTCTTCTTTACTCATAGCGAGCATTTGCGCCCTGGATACTTGCTCCGTAAATTGCGGCACAGCAGCTGGCGCCCGTAGTCCCATCATTCCTGCAGTTTTCTTACGGCCAGGATAATCGTCAGATTTCACTCAAAATCCTCCATGCTCAGCTGTTGCTTGAAGCAACAGATCACTTAGGGCAGTGCTGTTGCTTCAAGCAACACCCGACTTGGGGCCTGCTCTGTTGCTTTAAGCAACACCTTCACTCTCTCTAGATCTAGGGGTTAGGCCATTGCCCGCATACGCTCGAGGACTTCACCGAAAACAGTCCGGGCTGATTCAAACGTCTTAGCTGTGGTTCCCTTCCACAAAAGCAATGGGATTCCCTGATCCAGCGCCTTGCCGTAGTCCTCGGAAAAGTAGAGCTTCTCATCAGTGACTCGATCTGGAAAAAGCTCGTTGAGGATCATCAAGTTTCCGAGAAGGCGCTTGCGGTTTTTGATGAACATTGTTGGCAAAGCCGCGATCGCTGGTGAGCGCTTATAGTCTTGAGCAAAACGAACTACCCAATCGTGTAATCGCATCAAAGCGCGGAAAGAAAACTTGTCCATACGAACTGGACACAGAAGAAGATCGCTAGCAGCGACTGAGTTCTTGGTCAACCGAGAAGCGGCTGGCGCGTTATCAAAGATGATTACGTCATAGACGGAAAGATCACAGTCGGGCAGTCCTCCCGTGTTGCCAGCCTCAATCCATTGCGCATACCAGAAGTCGCTATTGTTCGCGGCATCCAGGGCAACGCCAAGATCGTCCAAGTAACCATCGGATGGAATGAGGTGAACGCCGTTCTCACCAAAGGGCTTTTTAATTACTTTATTGAGAGTCTTGCCTGGGAATGGGCGCATTCGAAGCAGGGGGCTAACAAGGTTACCG
This genomic interval from Azotobacter salinestris contains the following:
- a CDS encoding ParB/RepB/Spo0J family partition protein; translated protein: MKSDDYPGRKKTAGMMGLRAPAAVPQFTEQVSRAQMLAMSKEEDSPADLAVENETTANSQTTLAEILVEAIKPSPYQPRLTINEAAIEELANSIQSIGLVKPLIVRPVGQGEYELIGGERRWRAHKLVGIKTVMAYVRPMSDAMAKILALTDNEGQEPLTEYERGRSYAHILESGDEPSQRALARRLGVNVSIISRCLLLMELPEAARQILDKNPGLIGGLKAKDFIEFGKTHPDLLVQAITSMRDEGISQVQALRWIAQKIAEQKGNPGPSRAASKAIKGLGTMKIDGRKMELRCEKNVDMHSLSEQLAAFLETINLDGLKVN
- a CDS encoding type II toxin-antitoxin system HigB family toxin encodes the protein MHVITQKRIWEAKAKWPHAATALEAWYRLIKASAPQDFAEMKRLFPATDKVGPQHVFDIGGNKLRLIAVVQYRAQKVYIQHVLDHVEYDNRSKWRE
- a CDS encoding DNA replication terminus site-binding protein, with product MYAEIQDTFTRLQSTLHAFNLLWPEHVIAGMVWHLPLLTEQRTPDILQVERLIGQEAIDATRMALAEFERDLGQAPGTVMRLPGYFVVSESVLKQIRQINALKDELAAAIEKLRLELNLVPAARPRLMRRALGAKFSTKQLLRHIQCFDGTPRLIVFTWAGHTTATGRVSVDKVREKLQAGAEARASRESIHIEDTPEYQELRALVNMADTELLTERKSVAPHPRAMLWFTDSSRYDAMIHANLPMFVLAGENTFEVRELKNFDRNARQAKRPDEKHRTEVLPNRDLFLPSRKSKEAAASPNKVEEANVASTYRKA
- a CDS encoding 3'-5' exonuclease; this translates as MSLDRQEASAVVCRWLAEDALFLDTETTGLHASAEIVELSLIDSRGQPLLDTLIRPERPIPPALTRIHGIDNALVADAPRWPEIHEPLLELLKGRQVVIYNAEFDLRMLAQAASQHRLPWPEVVRRAGALSRLENDTIAHCAMLEYARFHGEWDPRRRQWKWQGLSKACQQQGIAVVGAHRALADCRMTLGVVRVMAESVE
- a CDS encoding AAA family ATPase — its product is MNVQSELPEESANFVDFNSLLYPPQFAADCFGLTTRRLKDIEEENGIEIRRVPRGTATARAYTLDDIFTIAALRRAKGYTKGLQRQIVISTFVQKGGTGKTTTAVNFAVYLQLAGLKTLIIDNDPQGDSSCMLGYDPDLSDADLKAMGIPADRLVDGHLGNLVSPLLRMRPFPGKTLNKVIKKPFGENGVHLIPSDGYLDDLGVALDAANNSDFWYAQWIEAGNTGGLPDCDLSVYDVIIFDNAPAASRLTKNSVAASDLLLCPVRMDKFSFRALMRLHDWVVRFAQDYKRSPAIAALPTMFIKNRKRLLGNLMILNELFPDRVTDEKLYFSEDYGKALDQGIPLLLWKGTTAKTFESARTVFGEVLERMRAMA
- a CDS encoding helix-turn-helix domain-containing protein, yielding MSALIKQASEHWRYVAPLLTRPANEDDYDALVEALDELLVIVGDDEDHPLATLASHMGDLIEAYDEAHHPMPKVSGVEMLRYLMQEHGLTQADLPEVGAQSVVSELLSGKRQLNVRHIRALSERFGVPADVFL